In Candidatus Sulfurimonas marisnigri, a single genomic region encodes these proteins:
- the flgC gene encoding flagellar basal body rod protein FlgC, whose product MSNFLNSFDISGYGLSAQRVRVNTISQNIANAQTTRTDEGGPYRRKEVVFKAINFNQEFNKALNSMTDSAKYSDPLNEGDFGKKVNPAIMSVIVDKISRDDREPKLKFEPNHPDADANGYVAYPNINPVIEMADLVEATRSYQANVAAFQSSKDMANSAISLLQ is encoded by the coding sequence ATGAGTAACTTTCTCAATAGTTTTGATATAAGCGGTTACGGTTTATCTGCTCAAAGAGTTCGTGTAAATACTATATCTCAAAATATTGCCAATGCTCAGACTACAAGAACTGACGAGGGTGGACCATACAGAAGAAAAGAAGTAGTATTTAAAGCTATCAACTTTAACCAAGAGTTCAACAAAGCACTAAACTCTATGACCGACAGTGCAAAATATTCAGACCCTTTAAATGAAGGCGATTTTGGAAAAAAGGTGAATCCTGCTATAATGAGTGTAATAGTTGACAAGATTTCACGTGACGACAGAGAGCCAAAGTTGAAATTTGAGCCAAATCATCCAGATGCAGATGCAAATGGTTATGTTGCATACCCAAATATTAATCCTGTTATCGAAATGGCCGATTTAGTAGAAGCGACTCGCTCTTATCAGGCAAATGTTGCTGCGTTTCAAAGTTCAAAAGATATGGCAAACAGTGCAATATCTTTGTTACAATAA
- a CDS encoding FAD-linked oxidase C-terminal domain-containing protein: protein MIDSKHLKHFSSIVGEENIYSDKAHLIAYSYDATREHFEPDAVIFPRNEEDVSNILKYCNEHRVIIVPRGAGSGFTGGALPSSGGIVLAMEKHMNKILEIDMKNMVAIVQPGVINMDLQRAVEEVGLFYPPDPASQDYSTIGGNVSENAGGMRAAKYGITKDYVMATRAVLPNGDIIKAGKRTIKDVAGYNISGILIASEGTLAVLTEITLKLIPKPKMTKTAMGIFSSVSDAMEAVYKTMASGITPVAMEFLDNLTIRAVEQTFKKGLPVDAGALLVTDVDGNLEEDLNFQLAQIEKVFRENGCIEFKIAKDKAEASDIWFARRNASQSLSIYGSKKLNEDVTVPRSALPELLERFYAIADKYNINIPCFGHTGDGNVHTNVMVDGKDPEQVKIAYKAIEEVFQATIDLGGTLSGEHGIGLAKAPYMKMAFTDEEMNLFKSIKMAFDPNNILNPAKMGLN from the coding sequence ATGATTGATAGTAAACATTTAAAACATTTTAGCAGTATCGTAGGTGAGGAAAATATCTATAGCGACAAGGCTCACCTTATAGCTTACTCTTATGATGCAACACGTGAGCATTTTGAGCCTGATGCGGTGATTTTTCCAAGAAATGAAGAGGACGTAAGCAATATTTTAAAATATTGTAACGAGCATAGAGTTATAATTGTCCCTCGCGGAGCCGGAAGTGGTTTTACCGGCGGAGCACTTCCAAGCAGTGGTGGAATTGTCCTTGCGATGGAAAAACATATGAATAAAATCTTAGAGATTGATATGAAAAATATGGTGGCAATTGTTCAGCCCGGAGTTATAAATATGGACTTGCAACGTGCTGTAGAAGAGGTAGGTTTATTTTACCCTCCAGATCCGGCTTCTCAAGACTACTCAACTATAGGTGGAAATGTTAGTGAAAATGCCGGTGGTATGAGAGCTGCGAAGTATGGAATAACAAAAGATTATGTAATGGCAACTCGCGCAGTTTTACCAAACGGCGATATCATTAAAGCAGGAAAAAGAACTATTAAGGATGTGGCTGGTTATAACATTAGCGGAATTTTGATAGCAAGCGAAGGGACTCTCGCAGTACTTACAGAGATAACACTAAAACTTATTCCTAAGCCAAAGATGACTAAAACGGCTATGGGGATTTTCTCTAGCGTTAGTGATGCTATGGAGGCAGTTTATAAGACTATGGCTAGTGGTATAACACCGGTTGCTATGGAGTTTTTAGATAACTTGACCATCAGAGCAGTTGAACAGACATTTAAAAAAGGTTTGCCGGTTGATGCGGGTGCACTTTTAGTTACAGATGTTGATGGAAATTTAGAAGAAGATTTGAATTTTCAGCTTGCTCAAATTGAGAAGGTTTTTCGTGAAAACGGTTGTATTGAATTTAAAATTGCAAAAGATAAAGCCGAAGCATCAGACATATGGTTTGCACGCCGTAATGCTTCTCAATCACTTAGTATTTACGGAAGTAAAAAACTAAACGAAGATGTAACAGTTCCTCGCTCTGCATTACCAGAACTGCTAGAAAGATTCTATGCAATTGCTGATAAGTACAATATAAATATCCCATGTTTTGGACATACCGGTGATGGTAATGTTCATACAAATGTAATGGTTGATGGAAAAGACCCTGAACAGGTTAAAATAGCTTACAAAGCTATAGAAGAGGTTTTTCAAGCTACAATAGACTTAGGCGGAACACTTTCAGGTGAGCACGGTATCGGTCTTGCAAAAGCACCATATATGAAAATGGCTTTTACTGACGAAGAGATGAATCTGTTTAAGTCTATTAAGATGGCTTTTGATCCAAATAATATTTTAAATCCTGCCAAGATGGGGCTTAACTGA
- a CDS encoding YihY family inner membrane protein: MLKEKLYKLYRHTKFFLSAFADKDLSLYAASLSFYTIFTIIPLLLIMLTLLTSLPSFTEHYMSIKTFIFSNLMPVNSDMMMGHIDKFLANSAKMSVIGLVMVLVTSLLFFQDFEHIANKIFHAQKRTLWESVTTYWTLLTLTPIALGVSFYITAMLATVIKSNEMTSVINILPVIPYLIIWALFFLIFQISANTKINPKASLISSFVISIVFSISKNAFIEYAFYNKAYATMYGSFSILMFLFLWIYVSWVIFIYGLKLCYMINRIYKNKETKNEH; the protein is encoded by the coding sequence ATGTTAAAAGAAAAATTATATAAACTTTATAGACATACAAAATTTTTCTTATCTGCTTTTGCAGATAAAGATCTCTCTCTTTATGCTGCAAGCCTCAGTTTTTACACTATCTTTACTATTATCCCTCTGCTTTTGATTATGCTAACACTTCTTACTTCTCTACCGTCATTTACAGAACATTATATGAGTATAAAAACATTTATATTTTCAAACCTTATGCCTGTAAATTCTGACATGATGATGGGGCATATAGATAAGTTTTTAGCAAACTCTGCAAAAATGAGCGTTATTGGTCTTGTTATGGTCTTAGTTACATCACTTCTATTTTTTCAAGATTTTGAACATATTGCAAATAAAATTTTTCACGCACAAAAGAGAACACTCTGGGAGTCTGTAACAACTTACTGGACACTCCTTACTTTAACTCCGATTGCACTTGGAGTCTCTTTTTATATAACGGCTATGCTGGCTACGGTTATAAAGTCAAATGAAATGACCTCTGTTATAAATATACTTCCTGTTATCCCGTATCTGATTATTTGGGCACTCTTTTTTCTCATATTTCAAATCTCTGCAAATACAAAGATAAATCCAAAAGCATCACTGATTAGTTCATTCGTAATATCTATAGTATTTAGTATCTCCAAGAATGCTTTTATTGAGTATGCTTTTTACAATAAGGCATATGCGACTATGTATGGCTCTTTTTCTATATTGATGTTTTTGTTTTTATGGATTTATGTGTCATGGGTTATTTTTATATATGGATTGAAGCTATGCTACATGATAAACCGCATATATAAAAACAAAGAAACTAAAAACGAGCATTAG
- a CDS encoding peptidoglycan D,D-transpeptidase FtsI family protein has protein sequence MINQNKSKKILLLYVLIALGFLIFLSVMLLTTLKFRDLPSLYTKESSKAVRGSIISADGFHIASTKKLYKAIVNTYYIDPLKKDLFIELFSIYSGIDSQEITKKLNKKRGVVVLSYNIEQKQAQYLKRLAYELRRLKVFIERKSPTTGRTTLHGLSIIESGESREYSYGDLLTPIIGYPHKIEEEGYTYVKGVKGLERRFEDDLQAKQDEQSQGPRDVNSYIILNKKSFSKANINGLDIKLSIPISLQIRVERMLDKMKVELAAKHIMLGIMNSANGEVITLASSNRFLPKAIKKSDYPSLNSGMIEYSFEPGSVIKTITFALLLDKGLINPYDLVNGHNGRFKIGNKVITDEHKFDWLSAENTIVHSSNIGIAQLAQKLSGAEFHEGLKTFGFSKKSTPDLIYEKAGSIPSAIKLNNEIYKATCSYGYGMKANLMQLLRAYSAFNNNGRMITPKIVTSFIDSYERETKSIDEEQIQVIKSSTAHRVKKVLIKTVNEGTGKKAKTEGLVIGGKTGTSHIVEKGRYVRKYNTAFIGFVNDKEQKYTIGVVVVQPKKSQFAAQTSVPVFKKAVEIMIEEGYLTPSKPNIIK, from the coding sequence ATGATAAATCAAAATAAAAGCAAAAAAATACTTCTTCTTTATGTGTTAATAGCTCTTGGCTTTTTAATATTTTTAAGTGTAATGCTTTTAACCACTCTAAAATTCCGTGATCTTCCCTCTTTATACACAAAAGAGAGTTCAAAAGCTGTAAGAGGCTCTATTATAAGTGCGGACGGCTTTCATATTGCAAGTACAAAAAAACTTTATAAAGCCATTGTAAATACTTACTACATAGACCCTTTAAAAAAAGATTTGTTTATTGAACTTTTCAGTATATATTCCGGTATAGACTCCCAAGAGATAACAAAGAAGCTTAACAAGAAAAGAGGAGTGGTAGTTCTAAGCTATAACATAGAACAAAAACAGGCCCAATACCTAAAGAGATTAGCTTACGAACTTAGACGATTAAAAGTCTTTATAGAACGTAAAAGCCCTACTACAGGACGAACTACACTTCATGGGCTAAGCATAATTGAGAGCGGAGAGAGTAGAGAGTACTCTTATGGAGACTTACTAACACCAATCATAGGATACCCACATAAGATTGAAGAAGAGGGCTATACTTATGTAAAAGGTGTAAAAGGTTTAGAGAGACGATTCGAAGATGATCTTCAAGCAAAACAGGATGAACAAAGCCAAGGTCCAAGAGATGTGAACAGCTATATTATTTTAAATAAAAAAAGCTTCTCAAAAGCAAATATTAATGGTTTGGATATAAAACTAAGCATTCCAATATCTCTTCAAATCAGAGTAGAGAGAATGCTTGATAAAATGAAAGTTGAACTCGCCGCAAAACATATAATGCTGGGCATTATGAATTCAGCTAACGGTGAGGTTATCACCTTAGCCAGCTCAAACAGATTCTTGCCTAAGGCAATTAAAAAAAGTGACTATCCATCTCTAAACAGTGGTATGATTGAGTATAGTTTTGAGCCAGGAAGTGTTATTAAAACAATCACGTTTGCACTACTTTTAGACAAGGGACTAATCAACCCTTATGACTTAGTAAATGGGCATAATGGCCGTTTTAAAATTGGTAATAAAGTTATAACTGATGAGCATAAATTTGACTGGCTCTCTGCTGAGAATACTATAGTTCACTCATCTAACATCGGAATAGCTCAACTTGCACAAAAGTTATCTGGAGCAGAGTTTCACGAAGGGCTTAAAACATTTGGTTTTTCTAAAAAATCTACACCTGATCTTATCTATGAAAAAGCGGGCTCAATCCCAAGTGCTATAAAACTCAATAATGAGATATACAAAGCTACCTGCTCTTACGGATATGGAATGAAAGCAAATCTAATGCAGCTTTTGCGAGCATATAGTGCATTTAACAACAACGGAAGAATGATTACTCCAAAAATAGTCACTAGTTTTATAGATAGCTATGAGAGAGAGACAAAGAGTATAGATGAGGAGCAGATTCAAGTTATAAAAAGTTCAACTGCCCATAGAGTCAAAAAAGTTCTCATAAAAACCGTAAATGAAGGGACTGGAAAAAAAGCTAAAACAGAAGGTTTAGTTATTGGCGGAAAAACTGGAACCTCCCATATAGTTGAGAAAGGGAGATATGTCAGGAAATACAACACTGCTTTTATAGGTTTTGTGAATGACAAAGAACAAAAATATACAATTGGGGTAGTCGTTGTTCAGCCTAAAAAAAGCCAATTTGCAGCTCAAACATCAGTACCTGTATTTAAAAAAGCTGTTGAGATAATGATTGAAGAGGGCTACTTAACACCCTCAAAGCCAAATATTATCAAGTAG
- a CDS encoding NUDIX domain-containing protein produces the protein MHKIDSTEKLKNPRFIKPIMINYSHFGVEKKWEAVLSHDSVAVLIYHTQRNAFVLVKQLRATVLNKNKDNGMMYELCAGIVDKEASNAQIAKEEILEECGYDVPVENLEKISSFYTSVGISGTHQTLYYAECDDSMKVSEGGGLHDEDIEVIYVPVEESREFMFDESYQKTTGVMMSFYWFFDTKQHLI, from the coding sequence GTGCACAAGATAGACTCTACTGAAAAACTAAAAAATCCAAGATTTATAAAACCTATCATGATTAACTACTCCCATTTTGGGGTAGAAAAAAAATGGGAAGCTGTTTTAAGTCATGACAGTGTTGCCGTACTGATTTACCACACACAAAGAAACGCATTTGTTCTAGTAAAACAGCTACGTGCTACAGTTTTAAACAAAAACAAAGACAACGGGATGATGTATGAACTCTGTGCAGGAATAGTCGACAAAGAAGCAAGTAACGCGCAAATAGCAAAAGAGGAAATTTTAGAAGAGTGCGGGTATGATGTGCCTGTTGAGAATTTAGAAAAAATCAGCTCTTTTTACACAAGTGTTGGCATTTCGGGAACTCACCAAACTCTTTACTATGCTGAGTGTGATGATAGTATGAAAGTGAGTGAAGGCGGCGGTCTGCACGATGAAGATATTGAAGTTATATATGTCCCCGTTGAAGAATCACGAGAGTTTATGTTTGATGAGAGCTACCAAAAAACTACTGGTGTTATGATGAGCTTTTACTGGTTTTTTGATACAAAACAGCACCTGATTTAA
- a CDS encoding type II secretion system protein gives MKRAGFTMIELIFVIVILGILAAVAIPKLAATREDATATAALANWKGALNQVQSTVTATGAIPNLDTIVDGSNTLTVTATVITAVSGTTNCATATVVGNNLIIDQLNGAGSCILFANVRDGNVSLLGAAVAR, from the coding sequence ATGAAAAGAGCTGGTTTTACTATGATCGAATTAATCTTCGTTATCGTTATTTTAGGTATTTTGGCAGCTGTGGCTATTCCAAAACTTGCTGCAACTCGTGAAGATGCGACTGCTACTGCAGCTTTAGCAAACTGGAAAGGTGCTTTAAATCAGGTTCAATCAACTGTTACTGCAACAGGAGCTATTCCAAATCTAGACACTATTGTTGACGGAAGTAATACTCTTACTGTTACTGCTACCGTTATTACAGCGGTGTCTGGTACTACTAATTGTGCAACTGCAACAGTTGTTGGTAATAACTTGATAATTGACCAACTTAATGGTGCAGGTAGTTGTATACTGTTTGCTAATGTGCGAGATGGAAATGTTTCATTACTAGGTGCTGCAGTAGCTCGTTAA
- the fliE gene encoding flagellar hook-basal body complex protein FliE — MSNINGITGTSTAELLKQKSKLENPSGGEAFAEHLKSAINEVNELQDKGDKALGDMATGQVKDLHQAALAIGKAETSMKLMLEIRNKALNAYKELGRTQL, encoded by the coding sequence ATGAGTAATATTAATGGAATAACTGGCACATCCACAGCCGAATTACTAAAACAAAAAAGTAAACTAGAAAATCCAAGTGGTGGCGAGGCTTTTGCCGAGCACTTAAAATCTGCTATAAATGAAGTGAATGAACTTCAAGACAAAGGCGATAAAGCACTTGGAGACATGGCTACTGGTCAAGTAAAAGATTTACATCAGGCCGCACTTGCGATTGGCAAAGCAGAGACAAGTATGAAATTAATGCTTGAAATAAGAAATAAAGCTCTTAACGCTTACAAAGAGTTGGGCAGAACACAATTATAA
- the flgB gene encoding flagellar basal body rod protein FlgB: MSIQTSKANTLVAAALDYRAARQDMISSNIANADTPFYRPRDISFEDALRAKQAEIYKDNSSKLALAKTDGAHIEFRDEKSSYRPKTFFRDGHMARNDGNSVDLDVETTEMSKNSVMFNALVQAKKKNGAIFNSVIDSSSKIS; the protein is encoded by the coding sequence ATGAGCATTCAAACATCTAAAGCAAATACTCTTGTTGCAGCTGCACTTGACTACAGAGCTGCTCGTCAAGATATGATATCTTCAAATATTGCCAATGCCGATACTCCTTTTTACAGACCAAGAGATATAAGCTTTGAAGATGCTCTTCGTGCAAAACAAGCTGAAATATATAAAGATAACTCATCAAAGCTTGCTCTTGCAAAAACAGATGGTGCGCATATAGAGTTTCGTGATGAAAAAAGCTCATACAGACCAAAAACTTTTTTCAGAGATGGACATATGGCTAGAAATGACGGAAACAGTGTAGATTTGGATGTTGAGACAACAGAGATGAGTAAAAACTCTGTAATGTTTAATGCTCTTGTTCAAGCTAAGAAGAAAAATGGTGCTATTTTCAATAGTGTTATTGATTCATCTTCAAAAATAAGTTAA
- a CDS encoding type II secretion system protein encodes MQKSKNGFTMVELVFVIVILGILAAVAIPRFAATRTDAEITRARADIGSIRSAIVTERQGRLIRGLNDYMPRLSTGAGILFTGSDANRTLLMYGIAAGGAWTQGAVNAGVTDVYTITINGVTTTFTYTVSTGIFNCSTTTGTTAQKELCADLVN; translated from the coding sequence ATGCAAAAATCAAAAAACGGTTTTACAATGGTGGAACTAGTATTTGTAATTGTAATCTTGGGAATTTTAGCAGCAGTTGCTATACCTAGATTTGCGGCTACCCGTACAGATGCAGAGATAACTAGAGCTCGTGCAGATATAGGCTCCATCCGCTCTGCTATTGTTACTGAGAGACAAGGTAGACTTATCAGGGGGCTTAATGACTATATGCCGAGATTAAGTACGGGAGCTGGTATTCTTTTTACAGGAAGTGATGCAAATAGAACACTTTTAATGTATGGTATAGCTGCAGGAGGTGCCTGGACTCAGGGTGCTGTCAATGCTGGTGTAACTGATGTTTACACGATTACAATCAATGGAGTCACAACTACTTTTACATATACTGTTTCAACTGGAATATTTAATTGCAGCACTACAACGGGAACAACTGCTCAAAAAGAGCTGTGTGCGGATCTTGTAAATTAA
- a CDS encoding primosomal protein N' codes for MHYYNISLLNSPLEPFTYQSLLNLHVGTKVSLKVRNRLVDGVIVSTCNEPEFKTSEILEVSDFKYSLEQMQLAKFISTYYFSSLGEAFGVMTPFSISQILLELDEETTLNITLSQKQQEALTFLKQHKTSLLFGDTGSGKTEIYMQYFYDVLKEKKRSIFLMPEISLTPQMGQRLEEHFGDLVVMWHSKLTPKQKKIALQKIYDGTAYIIAGPRSALFLPVEELGLIVVDEEHDDSYKSSSRPRYNARDIAIYMGKLYDVPVVLGSATPSLNSYTKFAHVRLKGGHFSSQKEFVYERSAEKLSPLIFDSLSESLKAKEQAIVFLPTRANFKYLICQDCGHTYECVFCSVGMSIHQKSRALKCHYCNYSQAIPQVCCECGGGSLTSSRLGTAEAVKVIGEEFSEARVEQFDRDVITTSNKLKKALKRFNDKESDILVGTQMLSKGHDYHGVTLAVVLGMDNMLNMGDYRAREKALSSLIQVSGRSGRKQNAKVLVQTFNEEFFKTYIGSYENFLEEEKEYRKELYPPYKKLCRILFSHKNGLKAQSEMNEMKEKLSKIQNIEIVGYGKCGVERVADKYRFEILLRSDKSTDIIKAIQACRVGLAEIDMDPIEFG; via the coding sequence TTGCATTATTATAATATTTCACTTTTAAACTCTCCTCTTGAGCCATTTACCTACCAAAGTTTGCTAAATCTACATGTAGGTACAAAAGTCAGTTTAAAAGTAAGAAACAGGTTAGTTGATGGTGTTATTGTCTCTACGTGTAATGAGCCAGAGTTTAAAACAAGTGAAATTTTAGAAGTAAGTGATTTTAAGTATAGTTTAGAGCAGATGCAGCTTGCTAAATTTATAAGCACATACTACTTTTCATCTTTGGGTGAGGCTTTTGGGGTTATGACCCCTTTTTCTATCTCACAAATTTTACTTGAATTAGACGAAGAGACTACTTTAAATATTACTCTTTCACAAAAACAACAAGAGGCACTTACATTTTTAAAACAACATAAAACCTCTCTTCTCTTTGGTGATACCGGCAGCGGAAAAACAGAGATATATATGCAATATTTTTATGACGTTTTAAAAGAGAAAAAACGCTCTATTTTTCTTATGCCTGAAATCTCTTTGACTCCGCAGATGGGGCAAAGATTGGAGGAACACTTTGGTGACTTAGTGGTTATGTGGCACTCAAAACTCACTCCAAAACAAAAAAAGATTGCACTGCAAAAAATTTATGACGGCACTGCATATATCATAGCAGGTCCCCGTTCCGCACTTTTTCTCCCTGTTGAAGAGTTAGGTCTGATTGTTGTAGATGAAGAGCACGATGACAGTTATAAATCATCTTCACGCCCAAGATACAACGCCAGAGATATAGCCATATATATGGGCAAACTTTATGACGTACCTGTTGTTTTAGGGAGTGCAACACCATCTTTAAACTCTTATACAAAGTTTGCACATGTAAGGCTCAAAGGTGGCCACTTCAGCTCACAAAAAGAGTTTGTTTATGAGCGTTCAGCAGAAAAGCTATCCCCTTTGATATTTGACAGTTTAAGTGAGAGTTTAAAAGCAAAAGAGCAGGCTATAGTTTTTCTCCCGACCCGTGCAAATTTTAAGTATCTTATTTGTCAAGATTGCGGACACACTTATGAGTGTGTGTTTTGCAGTGTTGGTATGAGTATTCACCAAAAAAGCAGAGCACTGAAGTGCCACTACTGCAACTATTCACAAGCTATACCTCAAGTGTGCTGTGAGTGTGGTGGCGGTTCACTTACGAGTAGCAGACTTGGAACTGCCGAGGCAGTCAAGGTGATTGGCGAAGAGTTTTCTGAGGCTAGGGTTGAGCAGTTTGACAGAGATGTTATAACCACTTCAAACAAACTGAAAAAAGCACTAAAACGTTTCAATGACAAAGAGAGCGATATACTTGTAGGAACTCAGATGCTAAGTAAGGGGCATGACTATCATGGAGTTACTTTGGCAGTTGTTCTTGGGATGGACAATATGCTAAATATGGGTGACTACAGAGCAAGAGAGAAGGCTTTGTCATCTCTAATACAAGTCTCGGGCAGAAGCGGGAGAAAGCAAAATGCCAAAGTTTTAGTTCAAACTTTTAATGAAGAGTTTTTTAAAACTTACATAGGCAGTTATGAGAATTTTTTAGAAGAGGAAAAAGAGTACAGAAAAGAGCTCTATCCTCCATATAAGAAACTTTGCCGCATCCTTTTTTCTCATAAGAACGGACTAAAAGCTCAAAGCGAAATGAATGAAATGAAAGAGAAACTATCTAAAATACAAAATATTGAGATAGTAGGTTATGGAAAATGTGGAGTAGAGAGAGTAGCTGATAAGTATAGGTTTGAGATACTTCTGCGCTCTGATAAGAGTACAGATATAATAAAAGCAATACAAGCTTGCAGAGTAGGGCTTGCGGAAATAGATATGGATCCTATTGAATTTGGATAG
- a CDS encoding plasminogen-binding N-terminal domain-containing protein codes for MKYIVLVFILAIELFGSVIKSPVVTVNNDETEVTIKIDKIDVGMSGFIVHKISQNRTTILKNAIVASYDKDTQVAKLMLSEYTELTNGALPSGKWHVEVGDYVVLAFGYTRGLLIAPNEDIYYRVTKSTKLQWVHPDIFATILSFNGHPTPLREDFTKMSETTSVGLVFIFLEEFVYTADARSFKILAVSEAKLPQGSTNLPFYTRVPEIDANWWGEGSSELESYEPYYYELLVNANPENNKLREKFEAFKTKE; via the coding sequence ATGAAATATATAGTTTTAGTTTTTATTTTAGCAATAGAGTTGTTTGGAAGTGTTATTAAATCTCCTGTAGTGACGGTGAATAATGATGAAACGGAAGTTACTATCAAAATAGATAAGATAGATGTTGGTATGAGCGGTTTCATAGTTCATAAAATATCTCAAAATCGTACAACTATCTTGAAAAATGCTATTGTTGCAAGTTATGACAAAGATACACAAGTAGCAAAACTTATGCTTAGTGAATATACTGAGTTGACAAACGGCGCGCTTCCTAGTGGAAAATGGCATGTAGAAGTTGGAGATTATGTAGTCTTGGCATTTGGCTACACCAGAGGATTGCTGATAGCTCCAAATGAAGATATATACTATAGGGTAACTAAAAGTACAAAACTTCAATGGGTACATCCTGATATATTTGCAACTATACTCTCGTTTAATGGACACCCAACACCACTTAGAGAAGACTTCACAAAGATGAGTGAAACAACCTCTGTTGGTTTAGTCTTTATATTTTTAGAAGAGTTTGTATACACTGCAGATGCTAGAAGTTTTAAAATTTTAGCGGTGTCAGAGGCTAAACTGCCACAAGGTAGCACTAATCTCCCTTTTTATACAAGAGTTCCAGAGATAGATGCAAATTGGTGGGGAGAGGGTAGTAGTGAACTTGAGAGTTATGAGCCTTACTACTATGAACTTTTAGTTAATGCTAACCCTGAAAATAATAAATTACGAGAGAAGTTTGAAGCTTTTAAGACGAAGGAGTAA
- a CDS encoding peptidoglycan DD-metalloendopeptidase family protein, producing the protein MRHFLIFFLLITSLFGSKVETFRWANGESYLVFLEKNNLPIKPLYYNLDKDDQLLTEEMRAGIHCHMLRDEKQNIKQILLPLNDELQIHIYKDENSYGFEAIPIISTTKTEAFTLNISHSPYYDIIKATGSKKLAEIFVSSFKYSLNFKRDLRKGDTLIMIYDQKYRLGRPFSMPVLQVAMIEMKKKKHYIYLNSDDRFYDENANEVEGFLLASPVRGARISSRFTKRRFHPILKRWKAHLGVDYAAGRGTPIVAAGSGRISYASRLGAYGNLIKISHNDGYETRYAHLKSFRRGIKRGKYVKKGQTIGYVGNTGRSTGPHLHFELRKNNVATNPLRVVQVTTKKLKGKEKKAFLKLKENYNESIGLHLKNETKFVKLSRPDTTCYFYNGGQCAQDRLY; encoded by the coding sequence ATGCGACACTTTTTAATATTCTTTTTACTTATTACATCTCTTTTTGGCTCCAAAGTTGAGACTTTTCGCTGGGCTAACGGTGAGAGTTATCTTGTATTTTTAGAGAAAAACAATCTTCCTATCAAACCTCTTTACTATAACTTGGACAAAGACGACCAACTTCTCACAGAAGAGATGCGCGCCGGTATCCATTGCCACATGTTAAGAGATGAGAAACAAAACATTAAGCAGATATTACTTCCTCTTAATGATGAGCTGCAAATCCATATATATAAAGATGAAAACTCATATGGTTTTGAAGCTATACCAATTATAAGCACTACAAAAACAGAGGCATTTACTTTAAATATTTCCCACTCCCCTTATTACGACATTATAAAAGCAACTGGGAGCAAAAAGCTGGCAGAAATATTCGTATCTAGTTTTAAATACTCACTAAATTTTAAAAGGGACCTAAGAAAAGGTGACACTTTAATTATGATTTATGATCAAAAGTACCGTCTAGGAAGACCTTTCTCTATGCCGGTTCTACAAGTTGCAATGATTGAGATGAAAAAGAAAAAACACTACATATATCTAAATAGCGATGATAGGTTTTATGATGAAAATGCCAATGAAGTAGAGGGTTTTTTACTAGCTTCTCCAGTTAGAGGTGCACGAATATCCTCACGATTCACTAAAAGAAGATTTCATCCAATTTTAAAAAGATGGAAAGCACATCTCGGTGTAGATTATGCAGCAGGGAGAGGAACTCCTATAGTAGCAGCGGGGAGCGGAAGAATTTCATATGCAAGTAGGCTTGGTGCGTATGGGAACCTTATAAAGATTAGCCATAATGATGGCTATGAAACAAGATACGCTCATTTAAAATCATTTCGCAGAGGTATAAAAAGAGGTAAATATGTTAAAAAGGGTCAAACAATAGGGTACGTTGGAAATACAGGGCGCTCAACCGGTCCACACTTACACTTTGAACTTAGAAAAAATAATGTAGCCACAAACCCTCTTAGAGTTGTTCAAGTAACTACTAAAAAACTAAAAGGCAAAGAGAAAAAAGCATTTTTAAAACTAAAAGAGAACTACAACGAGAGCATAGGACTGCACCTTAAAAATGAAACAAAATTTGTAAAATTATCCAGACCTGATACAACTTGCTATTTCTATAATGGGGGACAATGTGCACAAGATAGACTCTACTGA